Proteins encoded within one genomic window of Haloplanus vescus:
- a CDS encoding DUF7286 family protein yields MAVTRLADDRRARVPFALVGALLLVGAATFGTALSTQGPSRIDQDVDVAMERTTAATTTALRSAVDDAAREAASEPVTEPADTAYGRLLSHDTPFRDSLRLRIYLAVEEALASTQYRRGDVVAVASVPEATTVPELRDGMARIDVRGVENGTALRVTVRNLTVTARESGRVVAQEQRTRTVTVSTPVLALHDRATTFETRLNRGPLDGPGLGRRLTARLYPVAWTRGWGQYYGAPIANVVANRHVETSTNGAVLETQRAVFGRSDPAGKRATQRAFVELGVRDFTAATSADSAWADRVLARPNLNRNATVGIPRRHESNASPDRNVSVGVDPLATHAAAGMRTEALRSNRSLKAVLRAAYRVETELRTARRQTHDEPRPDPEEPGEEWSLTDVSESATATVESGTGSTPAVYDDEHRLDGFVREVTLERRVTWQWSHENDTTTTSAEWTDRYRIGVTVVGRYAPNGTAPDRPTSPQFERGGPLDGPNLADVAGKAERVLVERRGGRDAVATAAATGELNASGRVVYGDRPSSLRPWTNADLATLAERLDAENVSVEAGALATYSANPPKRLAAALRERRSELIDAPDRYRGAADRARVGARVALIDATIRRLERRAARHNATRQRFDAVLEATGVGSVATLQKILERRETPMPRGRATIAGSPPGGAVGIVPRGSPSYLTVASVSHDRATGVPPSRSYHPLSAKNVNLFATPYGDAADAVAGDASNRSSGVRLRSGAQALLASGSNESRRQLRESVADGVGVIRSRARRAVANETRLTRSEAQAAVAEGMGEWDRPARRALAASNGSLAESIAVAADERAPGNEPGRVDRLETRLDATFAAARRSSATTVDEERVDETLRRVQQRLVTRAAERGSARVRERVNETLEVTPAGLPVAPVPGYWYATVNVWTVEVKGAYARFTLQTDRGAPGATPETAIRYVRDGSAVRVDVDGDGTAEHLGRDERVEFRTETVVTVAVPPSRSGVGDVDGNADERSGTWPQPGCTSWSAACSDTE; encoded by the coding sequence GTGGCCGTGACTCGCCTCGCCGACGACCGGCGGGCGCGGGTGCCGTTCGCGCTGGTCGGTGCGCTGTTGCTGGTCGGGGCGGCGACGTTCGGGACGGCGCTCTCGACGCAGGGGCCGTCGCGCATCGACCAAGACGTCGACGTGGCGATGGAGCGGACAACGGCCGCGACGACGACGGCGTTGCGGTCGGCAGTCGACGACGCAGCGCGCGAGGCGGCCAGCGAGCCGGTGACCGAACCCGCCGACACGGCGTACGGACGGCTCCTGAGCCACGACACGCCGTTCCGCGACTCGCTTCGTCTCCGGATCTATCTGGCCGTCGAGGAGGCGTTGGCGTCGACGCAGTACCGCCGGGGCGACGTGGTCGCCGTCGCGTCGGTGCCGGAAGCGACGACGGTGCCCGAACTCCGGGACGGGATGGCTCGAATCGACGTTCGCGGGGTCGAGAACGGGACGGCGCTTCGCGTGACCGTCCGGAACCTGACGGTGACCGCTCGGGAGTCAGGACGGGTCGTCGCCCAAGAGCAGCGCACCCGGACGGTGACGGTATCGACGCCAGTGCTCGCACTACACGACCGGGCGACGACGTTCGAGACGCGCCTGAATCGCGGCCCGCTCGACGGTCCGGGGCTGGGACGGCGACTGACCGCGCGTCTCTACCCCGTCGCGTGGACGCGAGGCTGGGGGCAGTACTACGGCGCGCCCATCGCCAACGTCGTCGCGAACCGACACGTCGAGACGTCGACGAACGGTGCGGTCCTCGAAACGCAGCGGGCCGTCTTCGGACGGAGCGACCCCGCAGGGAAACGGGCGACCCAGCGTGCGTTCGTCGAACTCGGTGTTCGAGACTTCACGGCGGCGACGTCTGCAGACAGCGCGTGGGCGGACCGAGTGCTCGCGCGCCCGAATCTGAACCGGAACGCCACGGTCGGGATACCGCGTCGACACGAATCGAACGCCTCACCCGACCGGAACGTTTCGGTCGGCGTCGACCCGCTGGCCACACACGCCGCGGCGGGGATGCGAACCGAAGCGCTCCGGTCGAACCGCTCGCTCAAAGCGGTCTTGCGGGCCGCCTATCGGGTCGAAACGGAGCTTCGAACGGCGCGACGCCAGACACACGACGAGCCACGGCCCGACCCCGAAGAACCGGGCGAGGAGTGGTCGCTCACCGACGTGAGCGAATCGGCGACGGCGACGGTCGAATCCGGAACTGGCTCGACACCAGCGGTCTACGACGACGAGCACCGACTCGACGGGTTCGTCCGCGAAGTCACGCTCGAACGCCGAGTGACGTGGCAGTGGAGCCACGAGAACGACACGACGACCACGTCCGCCGAGTGGACGGACCGCTACCGAATCGGCGTCACAGTCGTCGGACGATACGCCCCGAACGGCACGGCGCCGGACCGGCCGACGAGTCCCCAATTCGAACGCGGTGGGCCGCTCGACGGCCCGAACCTCGCGGACGTGGCCGGGAAAGCCGAACGCGTGCTCGTCGAGCGTCGAGGCGGACGGGACGCGGTAGCGACGGCGGCGGCGACGGGTGAGTTGAATGCGAGCGGTCGTGTCGTCTACGGTGACCGACCATCGTCGCTTCGACCGTGGACGAACGCGGACCTCGCCACCCTCGCCGAGCGACTCGACGCAGAGAACGTCTCGGTCGAAGCGGGAGCCCTCGCGACGTACTCGGCGAACCCGCCGAAACGACTCGCTGCGGCCCTTCGCGAGCGTCGGTCGGAACTCATCGACGCCCCGGACCGCTACCGCGGGGCCGCCGATAGGGCGCGCGTCGGTGCGCGAGTGGCGCTGATAGACGCGACGATACGCAGGTTGGAGCGGCGTGCAGCGAGACATAACGCGACGCGACAGCGATTCGACGCGGTGCTCGAAGCGACCGGCGTCGGGTCGGTAGCGACGCTACAGAAAATCCTCGAACGGCGTGAGACGCCGATGCCGCGGGGGCGGGCGACGATTGCCGGGTCACCGCCGGGCGGCGCCGTCGGCATCGTGCCGCGTGGCTCGCCCTCCTACCTCACCGTGGCGTCGGTGAGTCACGACCGAGCGACGGGCGTCCCGCCATCCCGCTCGTATCACCCGCTCTCCGCGAAGAACGTCAACCTGTTCGCGACGCCGTACGGCGACGCCGCGGACGCGGTGGCGGGAGATGCGTCCAACCGCTCGTCCGGCGTTCGGTTACGGTCGGGGGCGCAGGCCCTGCTCGCGTCGGGGTCGAACGAGTCACGTCGCCAGCTCCGAGAATCCGTGGCCGACGGCGTCGGCGTGATTCGGTCGCGTGCGCGGCGAGCCGTCGCGAACGAGACGCGACTCACCCGGTCCGAGGCGCAGGCGGCGGTCGCAGAGGGAATGGGAGAGTGGGACCGCCCCGCACGCCGGGCGCTGGCGGCGAGCAACGGATCGCTGGCCGAATCCATCGCCGTCGCCGCCGACGAACGGGCACCGGGGAATGAACCCGGACGCGTCGACCGACTGGAAACGCGTCTCGACGCGACGTTCGCGGCGGCGCGGCGGTCGTCGGCCACGACGGTCGACGAGGAGCGAGTCGACGAGACGCTGCGTCGCGTCCAGCAACGACTCGTGACGCGGGCGGCGGAGCGAGGGAGCGCTCGCGTCCGCGAGCGAGTGAACGAGACGCTGGAGGTCACGCCCGCTGGCCTGCCAGTCGCGCCGGTTCCGGGCTACTGGTACGCGACGGTGAACGTCTGGACCGTCGAGGTCAAGGGCGCGTACGCTCGCTTCACGCTCCAGACGGACCGCGGAGCGCCGGGGGCGACACCCGAGACGGCGATTCGGTACGTCCGCGACGGCTCCGCGGTCCGGGTCGACGTGGACGGCGACGGGACGGCCGAACACCTCGGCCGTGACGAGCGCGTCGAGTTCCGGACCGAAACGGTCGTCACGGTAGCCGTACCTCCGTCTCGGAGCGGCGTTGGCGACGTGGACGGAAACGCCGACGAACGTTCGGGGACGTGGCCCCAGCCCGGATGCACGTCGTGGTCGGCGGCGTGTAGCGACACAGAGTGA
- a CDS encoding DUF5791 family protein yields the protein MLYDAADEPATLTPAELHEAYEAELRAAIEGLDADAVASETGVSAETIRALAAGESPSLTLSEAAAILAVDGPDADAIVQEVRDHLLMGMTTGVLDVDTIASNVDLDLSGQEVQQAIEGRTRMTLAELAAIHNYVAGRNAH from the coding sequence ATGCTCTACGACGCCGCGGACGAACCGGCGACGCTGACGCCGGCCGAACTCCACGAGGCATACGAGGCAGAATTACGAGCCGCAATCGAGGGACTGGACGCCGACGCTGTCGCTTCGGAGACGGGGGTGTCGGCGGAGACGATTCGAGCCCTCGCCGCCGGCGAGTCGCCGTCGCTCACCCTGTCGGAGGCAGCCGCGATTCTCGCGGTGGACGGTCCGGACGCCGACGCCATCGTCCAAGAGGTACGCGACCACCTGCTGATGGGGATGACGACCGGCGTCCTCGACGTCGACACCATCGCCTCGAACGTCGACCTCGACCTCTCTGGACAGGAAGTCCAGCAGGCAATCGAGGGGCGAACGCGGATGACGCTCGCCGAACTCGCTGCCATCCACAACTACGTCGCGGGGCGGAACGCCCACTGA
- a CDS encoding SDR family oxidoreductase gives MTVQVAILGCGYVGIELGRQLTDAGHDVVGVRRSDAGLEAIEDAGFDAVRADVTDAASLDAVPDVDWVVYAASAGGRGPEAARAAYVEGLRTAVETFSERPSPPDRLVYTSSTGVYGDHDGAWVDEATTLEPATERQRVLVEAEEIALDGPIDGTVVRFGGLYGPDRYRLDYYLDGPVTEGYLNSIHRDDAAGVVAHLLTTDQGRDDVVLAVDDEPVSKWAFADWLADECGVDRPPKETVEERGDDASRRVRASKRCINDRLHAVGYDLQYPTVWAGYRSAIHAFRSA, from the coding sequence ATTACCGTGCAGGTCGCCATTCTCGGCTGTGGCTACGTGGGCATCGAACTCGGGCGCCAGTTGACCGACGCCGGCCACGACGTGGTCGGCGTCCGCCGGTCCGACGCGGGCCTCGAAGCCATCGAAGACGCGGGATTCGACGCCGTCCGCGCCGACGTGACCGACGCGGCGTCGCTCGACGCCGTCCCGGATGTCGATTGGGTCGTCTACGCCGCCAGCGCGGGTGGTCGCGGGCCGGAGGCGGCGCGCGCGGCGTACGTCGAGGGGTTGCGGACCGCCGTGGAGACGTTCAGCGAGCGGCCGTCGCCGCCGGACCGCCTCGTCTACACGTCGAGCACGGGCGTCTACGGCGACCACGACGGTGCGTGGGTTGACGAAGCGACGACGCTGGAGCCAGCGACCGAGCGCCAGCGCGTCCTCGTGGAGGCCGAAGAGATAGCGCTCGACGGCCCGATAGACGGTACCGTCGTGCGGTTCGGTGGCCTCTACGGTCCGGACCGCTACCGCCTGGACTACTATCTCGACGGCCCGGTGACGGAGGGGTATCTCAACTCGATTCACCGCGACGATGCCGCCGGCGTCGTCGCGCATCTGCTCACCACGGACCAGGGCCGCGACGACGTGGTGTTGGCCGTCGACGACGAACCCGTCTCGAAGTGGGCCTTCGCCGACTGGCTGGCCGACGAGTGCGGCGTCGACCGGCCGCCCAAGGAGACGGTCGAAGAGCGTGGCGACGACGCGAGTCGGCGGGTGCGAGCGAGCAAGCGATGCATCAACGACCGCTTGCACGCGGTCGGATACGACCTCCAGTATCCGACGGTCTGGGCGGGGTATCGCTCCGCAATCCACGCGTTCCGGTCGGCGTGA
- a CDS encoding DHH family phosphoesterase, with protein MSVAADDVVRRAVAFAQSHPELLAALLVTLVVLVGGGYVMHRLSRPRGVRFAAMLAEYDDVSVLTHPNPDPDAMAAAMGVASLAEQVGTAATIQFSGQIRHQENRAFRNVLEAELNPIERAEDLTSQTVVLVDHNEPRGFAGSETVRPVAVVDHHPGEGRGEAFTDVRTSYGACSSVIAEYFDDLDATPVPPENHESEIDSTYVVPSRVATGLFFGILTDTNRLTSGIHAADFDASRFLSPGVDESLLDRIANPQVSAETLEIKATAIREREVEGAFAISNVGAVSNVDAIPQAVDELILLEGVTAAIVYGTRDGMLYLSGRSRDDRVHMGRAIESALSDVPNASGGGHARMGGGQVPIDDDDFVWPARKTTLTDRLWRALEGDL; from the coding sequence ATGTCAGTCGCCGCCGACGATGTCGTTCGCCGTGCGGTGGCGTTCGCGCAGTCGCATCCGGAGTTGCTGGCGGCGCTCTTGGTCACGCTGGTCGTTCTGGTCGGCGGCGGCTACGTCATGCATCGGTTGTCGCGGCCGCGCGGTGTCAGGTTCGCGGCGATGCTGGCGGAGTACGACGACGTGTCGGTGCTCACGCATCCGAACCCCGACCCGGACGCGATGGCGGCAGCCATGGGCGTCGCCTCGCTGGCCGAGCAGGTGGGGACGGCCGCAACGATTCAGTTTTCGGGCCAGATTCGCCACCAAGAGAACCGGGCGTTTCGGAACGTCCTCGAAGCCGAACTGAACCCAATCGAGCGAGCGGAGGATCTGACGTCGCAGACGGTCGTACTCGTCGACCACAACGAGCCACGGGGCTTCGCCGGGTCGGAGACGGTTCGCCCCGTCGCCGTCGTCGACCACCACCCCGGCGAGGGACGCGGCGAGGCGTTCACCGACGTTCGGACCAGTTACGGCGCCTGTTCGAGCGTGATCGCGGAGTATTTCGACGACCTCGACGCGACACCGGTGCCGCCGGAGAACCACGAGAGCGAAATCGACTCGACGTACGTCGTCCCCTCACGGGTCGCGACGGGACTGTTTTTCGGGATTCTCACCGACACGAACCGACTCACCTCGGGCATCCACGCCGCCGATTTCGACGCGAGTCGGTTCCTCTCCCCCGGCGTCGACGAGAGCCTCCTCGACCGAATCGCCAACCCGCAGGTGAGCGCGGAGACGCTGGAAATCAAGGCGACCGCCATCCGCGAACGCGAGGTAGAGGGCGCCTTCGCCATCAGCAACGTGGGTGCGGTGTCGAACGTGGACGCGATTCCACAGGCGGTCGACGAACTCATCTTGCTCGAAGGCGTCACCGCGGCCATCGTCTACGGCACCCGAGACGGGATGCTCTATCTCTCGGGGCGGTCCCGCGACGACCGAGTTCACATGGGGCGGGCCATCGAATCGGCGCTGTCGGACGTGCCGAACGCGAGCGGTGGCGGCCACGCCCGAATGGGCGGGGGACAGGTCCCGATCGACGACGACGACTTCGTCTGGCCGGCCCGGAAAACGACACTGACCGACCGCCTCTGGCGGGCGCTCGAAGGCGACCTGTGA
- a CDS encoding aldo/keto reductase, with protein MATTRGTWAYRDEFGDAFGRTYFRRFGPGVVSSVGLGTYLGDPTDTVDAEYERALVAGLEGGCNVVDTATNYRCGRSERVVGRALENADVDREAVVVATKGGFLPFDGERPDDPARYVRERFVENGPVDPADLVAGYHCIAPDAIEASLDRSLDALGVETVDCYYVHNPETQLRERSREAVYDQLEATFERLERRVAAGDIGRYGVATWQAFRVPPEDDAYLSLPAVVDRARAAAETVGREETGFEVVQLPFNVHMADAFSVAAHEFEGERRSALAVADALDLDVVTSASLGQGELVSGLPEAVDAELTGETPAQRAINFARSAPAVTCALVGSHDPAHVAENIAAGTFDPMGARAFDAVFE; from the coding sequence ATGGCGACCACTCGCGGCACGTGGGCGTACCGAGACGAGTTCGGCGACGCCTTCGGGCGGACGTACTTCCGGCGATTCGGCCCCGGCGTGGTGTCGAGCGTCGGCCTCGGCACCTACCTCGGCGACCCGACCGATACCGTCGACGCCGAGTACGAACGCGCACTCGTCGCGGGGCTGGAAGGTGGCTGCAACGTCGTCGACACCGCGACCAACTACCGCTGCGGGCGAAGCGAGCGCGTGGTCGGGCGCGCACTGGAGAACGCCGACGTAGACCGGGAGGCCGTCGTCGTCGCCACCAAGGGCGGGTTCCTCCCCTTCGACGGCGAGCGACCCGACGACCCCGCGCGCTACGTCCGCGAGCGCTTCGTCGAGAACGGCCCCGTCGACCCCGCGGACCTCGTCGCCGGCTACCACTGCATCGCGCCCGACGCCATCGAAGCGTCGCTCGACCGCTCGCTGGACGCACTCGGCGTCGAAACGGTCGACTGCTACTACGTTCACAACCCGGAGACGCAGCTTCGAGAGCGGTCACGAGAGGCAGTTTACGACCAACTCGAAGCGACGTTCGAACGCCTCGAGCGCCGCGTGGCCGCGGGCGACATCGGTCGGTACGGCGTGGCGACGTGGCAGGCGTTTCGCGTCCCGCCGGAAGACGACGCCTACCTCTCGCTGCCGGCGGTGGTCGACCGCGCCCGCGCCGCCGCTGAGACGGTCGGTCGCGAGGAGACGGGGTTCGAAGTCGTGCAACTCCCCTTCAACGTCCACATGGCCGATGCGTTCAGCGTCGCAGCCCACGAGTTCGAGGGCGAGCGCCGGTCGGCACTCGCCGTCGCGGATGCACTCGACTTAGACGTCGTCACGAGCGCGAGTCTCGGACAGGGAGAGCTCGTCTCGGGACTTCCGGAGGCAGTCGACGCCGAACTGACGGGGGAGACGCCCGCCCAACGCGCCATCAACTTCGCGCGGAGCGCGCCCGCCGTCACCTGTGCGCTCGTCGGGTCACACGACCCCGCGCACGTCGCGGAAAACATCGCGGCGGGAACGTTCGACCCGATGGGAGCGCGGGCGTTCGACGCCGTCTTCGAGTGA
- a CDS encoding HVO_0758 family zinc finger protein produces the protein MKSTRKGLRDGELEKDTYERLTCAECEKVLKKRDDPDEIFTLRICPECGREWKDLH, from the coding sequence ATGAAATCGACGCGGAAGGGGCTCCGGGACGGCGAGCTCGAGAAGGACACCTACGAGCGCCTCACCTGCGCGGAGTGTGAGAAGGTGCTCAAGAAGCGCGACGACCCCGACGAGATTTTCACCCTCCGCATCTGTCCCGAGTGCGGACGGGAGTGGAAGGACCTGCACTGA
- a CDS encoding glycosyltransferase family protein has product MEYVQERVTTLHDLTDPTPAAPTDRAAVVVPMTEREYGGLAPDRVLSELEALDPGHVVVPLRATADRVDDFYDWLDGFDLSLSVLWCNGPRLESLLDEHGLDGAVGKGRDVWLGLGQALDREYVVVHDADTKSYSRADVSRLLFPLAHGYDFAKGYYARVENDRLYGRLFRLFFVPLVRALSEGRDDAAVLRYLEAFRYALAGEFAATTDLAATFRPQRSWGLEVGTLGDAFDHTGFDGSAQVDLGTYEHDHRAVSGPTGLSDMSEHVGAALFRVVTEGGIDPDYETLPDRYRSAAKSLVRSYELDARFNGLAYDRADELDQIETYAEAIDPPGTDRRLPAWADAPLSPGDVADAAAEDVEAVR; this is encoded by the coding sequence ATGGAGTACGTCCAGGAACGCGTGACGACGCTCCACGACCTGACCGACCCGACGCCGGCGGCACCGACCGACCGGGCCGCCGTCGTCGTTCCCATGACCGAACGAGAGTACGGCGGGCTGGCACCGGACCGCGTCCTCTCGGAACTCGAAGCGCTCGACCCGGGTCACGTCGTCGTTCCGCTCCGGGCCACCGCGGACCGCGTCGACGACTTCTACGACTGGCTCGACGGCTTCGACCTCTCGCTGTCGGTGCTCTGGTGTAACGGCCCTCGTCTCGAATCGCTCCTCGACGAGCACGGACTCGACGGGGCGGTGGGCAAGGGTCGCGACGTGTGGCTGGGCCTCGGCCAAGCGCTCGACCGGGAGTACGTCGTCGTCCACGACGCCGACACCAAGAGTTACTCCCGGGCCGACGTGTCGCGCCTGCTCTTCCCCCTCGCCCACGGTTACGACTTCGCCAAGGGGTACTACGCGCGCGTCGAGAACGACCGGCTCTACGGCCGGCTGTTCCGCCTGTTTTTCGTCCCGCTGGTACGGGCGCTGAGCGAGGGCCGCGACGACGCGGCCGTGCTTCGCTATCTGGAGGCGTTTCGCTACGCGCTCGCGGGGGAGTTCGCGGCGACGACCGACCTCGCGGCGACGTTCCGCCCACAGCGGTCGTGGGGGCTCGAAGTCGGGACGCTCGGCGACGCCTTCGACCACACCGGCTTCGATGGGAGCGCGCAGGTCGACCTCGGGACGTACGAACACGACCACCGCGCGGTGAGCGGACCGACCGGCCTCTCCGACATGAGCGAACACGTCGGCGCTGCGCTCTTTCGCGTCGTCACCGAGGGCGGCATCGACCCCGACTACGAGACGCTGCCCGACCGCTATCGGTCGGCCGCGAAGTCGCTCGTCCGCAGTTACGAACTCGATGCGAGATTCAACGGACTGGCGTACGACCGAGCGGACGAACTCGACCAAATCGAGACGTACGCGGAAGCCATCGACCCGCCGGGGACCGACCGGCGCCTGCCCGCGTGGGCGGACGCGCCGCTCTCGCCGGGCGACGTCGCCGACGCCGCCGCCGAAGACGTGGAGGCGGTGCGATGA
- a CDS encoding DUF7109 family protein, producing MPSSTGDELAGVVDLFGALTRDELESALDELAFKRGESADEDAIEATVADAIEAYYLVAVDEDDESLLVPGPVAFPTLSDGAEDLPHIMDVPDRTVDRETLVEAVERRLRADAASAVDDGDTDRIEHLLDVSYDLETWGDTDASEIRERLDDALENRN from the coding sequence ATCCCGTCGTCGACGGGCGACGAACTCGCGGGCGTGGTCGACCTCTTCGGGGCGCTGACCCGCGACGAACTCGAAAGCGCGCTCGACGAACTCGCGTTCAAGCGCGGGGAGAGCGCAGACGAAGACGCCATCGAGGCCACCGTCGCGGACGCCATCGAGGCGTACTACCTCGTCGCCGTCGACGAGGATGACGAATCGCTGCTCGTTCCCGGCCCGGTTGCGTTCCCGACGCTCTCGGACGGGGCGGAGGACCTGCCACACATCATGGACGTGCCCGACCGCACGGTCGACCGCGAGACACTCGTAGAGGCCGTGGAGCGTCGCCTCCGGGCCGACGCCGCCAGCGCCGTCGACGACGGCGACACCGACCGTATCGAACACCTCCTCGACGTGAGCTACGACCTGGAGACGTGGGGCGACACCGACGCCAGCGAGATTCGGGAGCGACTGGACGACGCACTCGAGAACCGCAACTGA
- a CDS encoding NUDIX hydrolase, which yields MRLDLAALGRHTPRRIDDAEREAAVVAPVVDRDGDDALLFTKRADHLGQHPGQMSFPGGGREPSDADLEATARREAEEEIGLRRDEVDIVGELDDIPTVSEYAVRPFVSRVPDRTYVPDEREVAEIAVLDAEALTDDSNYESERRDHPHYGEVRLHFFHVDGYTVWGATGRMLVQLLELTTDWEMPPEVDRVVDPDADFPT from the coding sequence ATGCGCTTAGACCTCGCCGCGCTCGGCCGCCACACGCCACGACGCATCGACGACGCGGAGCGTGAAGCGGCGGTCGTCGCCCCCGTCGTCGACCGAGACGGCGACGACGCCCTCCTCTTTACCAAGCGCGCGGACCACCTCGGCCAGCACCCGGGACAGATGAGCTTCCCCGGCGGCGGGCGCGAACCCAGCGACGCCGACCTGGAGGCGACGGCGCGTCGCGAGGCCGAGGAGGAAATCGGACTTCGCCGCGACGAAGTCGACATCGTGGGGGAACTCGACGATATTCCCACCGTCAGCGAGTACGCGGTCCGCCCGTTCGTCTCGCGCGTCCCCGACCGGACGTACGTCCCCGACGAGCGCGAAGTGGCGGAAATCGCCGTCCTCGACGCCGAGGCGCTGACCGACGACTCGAACTACGAGTCCGAGCGCCGCGACCACCCCCACTACGGCGAGGTTCGCCTCCACTTCTTTCACGTCGACGGCTACACCGTCTGGGGGGCGACCGGGCGGATGCTCGTCCAGTTGCTCGAACTGACGACCGACTGGGAGATGCCGCCGGAGGTCGACCGCGTGGTCGACCCCGACGCCGACTTCCCGACGTGA
- a CDS encoding Hsp20/alpha crystallin family protein, protein MTGFKEFGKSAASAVLERVGRGVSKVQERKPLPYDVLESEDAYLVVFDAPGVTQSDVQVRYVEGEVQVRLDRFRDHREGFEMRFPGRGLSLDGRARLPPDADVDADEASATLSENGTLRVEVPKRGTGTDVEVTAEDGDDA, encoded by the coding sequence ATGACGGGGTTCAAGGAGTTCGGCAAGTCGGCCGCGAGCGCGGTGCTGGAACGCGTCGGGCGCGGCGTCAGCAAGGTCCAAGAGCGCAAGCCCCTCCCGTACGACGTCCTCGAATCCGAGGACGCCTACCTCGTCGTCTTCGACGCGCCGGGCGTCACCCAGAGTGACGTGCAGGTGCGCTACGTCGAGGGCGAGGTGCAGGTGCGTCTCGACCGCTTCCGCGACCACCGCGAGGGCTTCGAGATGCGCTTCCCGGGTCGCGGCCTCTCGCTCGACGGCCGGGCGCGCCTCCCGCCGGACGCCGACGTGGACGCCGACGAGGCGTCGGCCACGCTGAGCGAGAACGGGACGCTCCGCGTCGAGGTACCGAAGCGCGGCACGGGCACCGACGTCGAAGTCACGGCCGAAGACGGCGACGACGCCTAA
- a CDS encoding DUF7559 family protein, with protein MPATKELVCTSDDCELDMFENHYTYDIADDHSVSDLSCPLCGGTDCLEEIEL; from the coding sequence ATGCCCGCGACGAAGGAACTCGTGTGTACCAGCGACGACTGCGAGCTCGACATGTTCGAGAACCACTACACGTACGACATCGCCGACGACCACTCGGTGAGCGACCTCTCCTGTCCGCTCTGTGGGGGGACGGACTGCCTCGAAGAGATAGAGCTATGA